DNA from Synechococcus elongatus PCC 6301:
TCGACGGCACAATCACGACGGAAGACACCTTTGTGCGGGTGCTGGAAGCCTTTGCGCCCGAGGCTTGGGCAGCAGTCTGCGATGACCTCTTTGCCTTTCGGATCAGCTTGCGCCAGAGCATCCGTCAGGTGATGGCGACGATTCCTTGCGATCGCCTACCGGAAATGCAGGCTTTAGTCGCCACCTATCCAGTACGGTCGGGCTTTGTCGAACTGCTGGACGATCTGGAGGCGCGAAATATTCCCTTCTACGTCGTCTCGGGGGGCCTGCGTTGTCTTGTTGAAGCAGTGCTTCATCCCTGGCGATCGCGCTTGGCGGGACTATATGCCGCTGAAGTCGATCTCAGTGGCCCAACCATTCAGGTCTACTCAGACTTTGAATCCGATCAAGAACTGGTCGCGAAAGTCCAAGTTCTCGACAAGGTCGGAGCCTCGCAAGCGATCGCGATCGGCGACTCGATCACGGACGTGAATTTAGGCATGGCTGCCGATCTGGTCTTCGCCCGTCCCCACCTAGCAGACTACCTGCGCGATCGTGGCAAACAATCACTGCCCTGGGACAGCTTCCACGACGTCCGCCAAGAACTCCAGCGCCGCTGGAGTCGTCACTAACGGGGCTTGCAGTACTGATTGTGCAGCCGCTGTACTTCCACCAGGCGATCGCTGCGGGCCTGTACCGCGTAGGCTTCAGCTTCGAGCTGCTGGCGGCGAGGATCGCGATAGCTCAAAAACGAGCGCCGTAGTTGCGGGGGTGGATCGTAGGGCAAGCCAAGCACTTGCAACTGGGTGCGTCCCGCGCAAAATTGAGCTGCGTGAACTGCCTCATGGACGAGGGTGACTTCATCCAGACCCAGTTCAAACACGACGGGATTGACCACAATCAGCCGTTCCTTGGGAGCGAAGTAGCCGTAGAGGCCCTCTCGACCAGGTTGGCGAATTTGGACGCGAAAACCAAAGCGGTTGAGGCTTTGCAATAGGGGCTGGAGTGTTGCCGACCAAGGGGACGCGATCGCGGGTTGAGAAAGCAAGGCCAAGCTGGCGATCGCGATCGCGGTGATCACTGACTTGGGAGATCGTCCCATGCTGGTCTTCTGCCCGTTCGACTGGACTGGCTTGCAGGCTAGCGCATTCCGGGCAAAAAGCCGGTGGTTAAGCGACGAATCACGCGGGTGGCAATGTCGCTGTAGTCCAACTCTCCCACCAGAATTTGCGCCATCCGTTGCGGTGCTGTCGGGCGCTTGATCCCAATCTGATAGCCGAGGTTAGGGACCCGATAGAAAACACTGGAGATCCGCTTGGCCCAGGCCATGCTGTCACCCCACTCCTGCTGGATCGTGCGGCTATAGCCAGCGAGTGCGTTGCGATCACCGGCGATCGCGCGATCGATCGCTTCGGCAGCTCGCATGCCACTCAGCAGCGCCGGACGAATGCCTTCCGCAGTGAAGGGATCGGTGAGAGAAGCGGCTTCCCCCACCAGCAGCGCTGAGCCGCGGTGCAAGGGCTGGGAGCCATCCCAAACGCAGAGCGGATGGGGAACAATGCGATCGAGGTCAGCGCTCACACCAAATCCAGCGAGATAGGTTTCGAGCAAGCCCCGAAAGTCGGTGGCATCGTTGCCGCGAAAGGTACCAATCCCGATCGAGTAGCCATCGGATTTGGGAAAGACCCAGATGTAGCCATTGCGGACTAGACCGAATTCAAAATGAGCAGTGCTGTCCGGACGGGCTGGCAGGGGCACATCCAATTCGCAGGCTTGGGCGTAGCGCCGTTTCTGACTCGGGAAACCCAGCCATTGCGCCAGCGGCCCACGGGCACCATCCGCGGCAATCAGGGTGCGACTACGGTAGGCGCGATCGCCCACGGTAACCAGCCAACCATCGCCTTCCGCAGAGACTGCCGTAACCGCCGCCCCATCCTCAATGCGGGCGCCTAAGTTCGCTGCTTGCTCGACCAAAAAATGATCGAAGCGATCGCGTCGCACCATCCAGAACGGTTCTTCGCTCGGCAATTCAGCCTCGACCGGATCGCCCAGTTTCCAAGTGAATCGGAGCCGATCGACGCCATGGTCAACCACCGATCGCAGATCACAATCAAACCAGCGAGCGACCTGAGGCGAGACGCCACCTGCACAGGCTTTCTGTCGGGGCAACTGAGCCTGCTCCAACAGCAACACTTGGCGATCGCGCCGTGCCAGATGATAAGCCGCACTCCCACCGGCGGGGCCAGCCCCAACAACAATGCAGTCCAGCATGACGGCCTAGACCGTCATAATGTCTTTTTCTTTGTCGCTCAGCAATTGTTCGACTTTGGCTGAGAATTTGTCGGTGAGCTTTTGCACTTGATCTTGTTGATCGCGGGCGTCATCCTCTGAGATTTCACCACTCTTTTCCAGCTTACGAATGCTGTCGATCGCATCGCGGCGGACATTGCGAATTGCGACCTTTCCCTCCTCAGCATATTTCGCCGCGAGCTTCACCAATTCTTTCCGGCGATCGCTGGTCAAGGGCGGAATATTGAGGCGGATGATTTGGCCATCATTGTTGGGCGTCAGGCCAATATCTGACAGCGAAATGGCCTTCTCGATCGCGCCCATACTGCTGCGATCAAAGGGCTGGATTTGTAGGGTTGAGGCGTCGGGAGTGCTGATCGAAGCTAATGACTTCAGGGGTGTCTCGCTGCCGTAGTAATCGACAACGATCTTGTCAAGCAGGGATGCATTGGCGCGGCCAGTGCGAATCGTGTTGAAGGACCGCAAAGTGGCCTCCACCGACTTTTG
Protein-coding regions in this window:
- a CDS encoding HAD-IB family phosphatase gives rise to the protein MADRTPAQAVFCDFDGTITTEDTFVRVLEAFAPEAWAAVCDDLFAFRISLRQSIRQVMATIPCDRLPEMQALVATYPVRSGFVELLDDLEARNIPFYVVSGGLRCLVEAVLHPWRSRLAGLYAAEVDLSGPTIQVYSDFESDQELVAKVQVLDKVGASQAIAIGDSITDVNLGMAADLVFARPHLADYLRDRGKQSLPWDSFHDVRQELQRRWSRH
- the frr gene encoding ribosome recycling factor produces the protein MKLADVESTMQKSVEATLRSFNTIRTGRANASLLDKIVVDYYGSETPLKSLASISTPDASTLQIQPFDRSSMGAIEKAISLSDIGLTPNNDGQIIRLNIPPLTSDRRKELVKLAAKYAEEGKVAIRNVRRDAIDSIRKLEKSGEISEDDARDQQDQVQKLTDKFSAKVEQLLSDKEKDIMTV
- a CDS encoding geranylgeranyl reductase family protein, encoding MLDCIVVGAGPAGGSAAYHLARRDRQVLLLEQAQLPRQKACAGGVSPQVARWFDCDLRSVVDHGVDRLRFTWKLGDPVEAELPSEEPFWMVRRDRFDHFLVEQAANLGARIEDGAAVTAVSAEGDGWLVTVGDRAYRSRTLIAADGARGPLAQWLGFPSQKRRYAQACELDVPLPARPDSTAHFEFGLVRNGYIWVFPKSDGYSIGIGTFRGNDATDFRGLLETYLAGFGVSADLDRIVPHPLCVWDGSQPLHRGSALLVGEAASLTDPFTAEGIRPALLSGMRAAEAIDRAIAGDRNALAGYSRTIQQEWGDSMAWAKRISSVFYRVPNLGYQIGIKRPTAPQRMAQILVGELDYSDIATRVIRRLTTGFLPGMR